The Hordeum vulgare subsp. vulgare chromosome 4H, MorexV3_pseudomolecules_assembly, whole genome shotgun sequence genomic interval CACACCGTCGGGCGTCGGCCGTCGCAGGTCGTGACTAACGGGAGGGTGCCGGCTTGCTTCCACCGAGTGAGGACGCCAAGCAACCGCGAGCGTCTGTCGGTGCTGTTCGGCTGCCCGGGGAAGGACGGCGTCCTGCTGAACGCCATGGACGAGCTCGTCGACGACCCTCTACTGTACCGTCCCTGCACCAACGATGGCTACACAAAGTTCCGGCACTCGGACGAAGGGCGCAGGTCCAGTGATCCACTGAAGGCCTTCTGCGGGGGTGGAGAAGGATGATCGCCGTTTGTAAGCCAACCTCAGTTCACCTCACCATTCTCAAGCCGTCATTTCCCATGAGACCACCATCGTTCACCAGTCAAGCTTTGTTCTCCACACCGTTCTGAAGCCGCAATTGCTAGGTTACCCATGTAATGATCGCCACACCATTCTGAAGCCCTACGGCTACTGAACTTTACTCAAATCACCAGAGGAATTTTAGTTATCTCTTTGATTAGGCCTTCTATGAATGACAGGCTGACCTTACTCAGAGGGCCAGGCTACACAGTTACAGTATTCGGTTTACTGTTCCACAAACGTTGACTTGCTGATGGCAAGTGCAATATTTGCTGGCCCCATTTCAACTTTGAGAATATGCCTCATCACTTCATCAGTGGTTAAGCACAATGTATGCAACAAAAACATTGCCTGAGAGCTTTCAAGAAGAATTTTATCATTGTGTCACATTGACCACGGCACCACCAACATGCTAGCCTCTATACAAAAACATCCCGGTCACACGTTGATACCAGATTACAGATGCAGCTTGATAGCTGTACTGTAAATGCAACCAAAATGGCGCGACTAACTACCTACAGGTGGGCATGAAAAATTCTTGCTAAGTCAACCCCTAATTCGCTAATAATGAATTTTCTGCCTTAGACTGGAAAAGATGCTGCATGAGCAAATCAGCCCTTTAACCCCCTTTTTTTCCCAAAAAAAAGGGATCCGCTCCCTGCTTCCATCTTATGTCGAAATCAAACGACATTGTCAACCATTCACTTATTGAGGTCTTCGAGGAAAGATGCAGGAATTTCTTCTGGCGAGGCCATCATCGACACGCACCCGAACTGTACAGTCACAAAaacaaacaattatgaaaatgtgTGTAACAGCCAAAGAAAGCGGAGAGAACGGATATCACCTTGCGCTCATTATACTTGCTCCTGATGGCCTTCAGATTTAAATACTGTCTGCCCAACTGCAATTCGTGTATCCTCAAGATGCAACTCTTGAGATTAGAGACCTTGTAGCCTGTGTTCTCTTGCAGAGTCAGGTCCTAGCAGACGCAAATGTCAGAAAAACACAAAGCGAAGATTAATGTCAGTTCAACGATTCAGCCAATTTTGATTGATCTTACCCAAGGATGAGTCATTGGGCTGACTGTGAACCTGGCTAAGAACAGACAGGCAGCAGCAATAACTGATGGCAAGAACCTTATGCAGTCGTAGTCTAGCAAGCTCAATTCAGCTAGATAGATACACATAAGCTCCATCCTTTTTGCACTTGCACACTGAAGTTTGAAGGAGGAAACATGTTACAAAAATAACATTAAGAGAAGCAACTACTGAGGGCTCCAAAAATGTGCTTACATTGGATCCACGAGAAGATATTAGGAATCTCCTGCAATAGACATGTATCAAACGTTAGGCTTATGAAATTCTTTTAGTCTATTAAGGcaataatcatgctgctattttcCATGTGATTTAAACATGGTAACTACTTGACATAGCGATGATATTGATAGTTGAGAGGTATGTGCAAATTAAATGCGGAAATTCAGATAGCTTACGTACAATAGAAAAGTTCTAACGGTGGGACTCCCCATCTGAAAGTTGAGATATTTCAGTATGTCAGCCTCCATCTTCACCACCTGCAGGGCATACAAATTACATATTTATCTCCACCATTCACATCAGTGCTAGGAAATTTACCAAAAATGGCAAGTTTAGCAGAGGGTTACCTGCTGATCGGTGTATGTGCCGTCGGTAATGTCACAGAATTTGTCCATCTTAGGAACATGAATTTCTTCGTACTTCCTATAGCATTAAATTTAGGCCGTTGTAAGTTTGCCGGCCGTTGTAAGTTTGCCAGTCATGGTAAGAGATGACAAAGAGAGGCACAAAGGAGAGAGAGGAAAGTTTAGGCCCATACGCAGCAACAAACAATGAAGCGACACCAAGCAATTGCAGCTTGTCCCGGGTAACGACGCTCGCCGTGAGGAAGCGGTCAATATATGAAACCGCAAGGTAAAGTGTGTCAGCCAGAAGCTTGAACTCGTCAACCACATCCACCAACCAATCTACTAGGATCCCCCTCATAGTGGCGTTGATGTCTTTCTGTATGGCCTCCATATAGTCATCCCTCGGCCTCCTCAATTGTTCAACCTGTAATGTCATGAAAATGCAACAAAATCACACAAAATGTTACCAAATTTTGTCGCGGTAGGATGGATGTATATTTTTTTCCCAAAGAATTGTTTTTCTGCTAGTGAAGgtggaaaagcactagaaatgtccAAATCTAACAGTAAAAAACGATTGATTTGCCCCCAACCCAGTCCAAACCCCAGATTCCAGAATGCACGACCACTACAAGACACCGCCCCAATATTCCAAGACGAGGGATACCAACAGGACTGAATCCCACCACCATACCACCAAGTTCGCCCCCTAGTACAGGCTTTGTTCGGTTCCATAAAAAATGAGAGGGATTGACGAGGATTAAATCCCATCGAGTACAAATTCCACCTCAATCCACTTTGACagtggattaaccgaacaaggcctaaccAACAAGCCGCCCCCTAAAATGGCTCGGACTTCCGCACGCATTCTCGGACAAGAATAGGGATCCAGGAACCCTCACCTCCAGGGACCGCAAGTACCCGTCGATGTCCGGGACGTACGGGCCAACCGACGCCTGCGCCGCCCCGGCGTCCGTCTGCCTCGAGGCCGCCGGGCGGGCGGCAATGGCGGAGCCCTCCCGCCTccgcgcctcctc includes:
- the LOC123449367 gene encoding cyclin-A3-2-like, which encodes MEPRGRRRRQQGAAEGKENSDSAPPPPPKRPRRALAELPTDSTANNASAAGAPSKRRTRAAAREAAAAAVEEEARRREGSAIAARPAASRQTDAGAAQASVGPYVPDIDGYLRSLEVEQLRRPRDDYMEAIQKDINATMRGILVDWLVDVVDEFKLLADTLYLAVSYIDRFLTASVVTRDKLQLLGVASLFVAAKYEEIHVPKMDKFCDITDGTYTDQQVVKMEADILKYLNFQMGSPTVRTFLLRFLISSRGSNCASAKRMELMCIYLAELSLLDYDCIRFLPSVIAAACLFLARFTVSPMTHPWDLTLQENTGYKVSNLKSCILRIHELQLGRQYLNLKAIRSKYNERKFGCVSMMASPEEIPASFLEDLNK